In Streptomyces durocortorensis, a genomic segment contains:
- a CDS encoding phytase — protein sequence MTPFRPARFRPARPTSATALAVCVAAFATLAAAAPVPAATPQHGPRPLPGITPRAETATLYDDEKGGNANADDPAIWRNPAAPDRSLVIATAKEGGLRVYGLDARLVQSLPAPAAPGPDDAPGRFNNVDLVHGVRLSWGRTADLAVTTDRGHDRLRVHRIDPSRPGAPLTDVTDPAAPRVFSADQDEVNEQSTAYGLATWTDRRSGRSYALASRSDRTSIALLELLPTRSGTVTYRKVRSLDLPSAFRLPDGTRWSPCGEPGELPQVEGMVVDPADGTLYAGQEDVGIWRMPADLRGKPVLVDKVREYGVPGTYDEESEECAPGRDPGFGGTRISADVEGLTLFTERNGDRYLLASSQGDDSFAVYGLRTGRGKGAGYAGGFRVTAASATLDGSEECDGAAAVNQPLGRRYPGGLLVVQDGRATPAQDGREATGFKFVDLRKVRGALGLPRAAE from the coding sequence GTGACGCCCTTCCGCCCCGCACGTTTCCGCCCCGCGCGTCCGACATCGGCGACCGCTCTCGCCGTCTGCGTCGCCGCGTTCGCGACGCTCGCCGCCGCGGCACCCGTACCCGCCGCCACCCCGCAGCACGGCCCCCGGCCCCTTCCCGGGATCACCCCGCGCGCCGAGACCGCCACGCTGTACGACGACGAGAAGGGCGGCAACGCCAACGCGGACGACCCCGCGATCTGGCGCAACCCCGCCGCCCCGGACCGCAGCCTGGTGATCGCCACCGCCAAGGAGGGCGGGCTGCGGGTCTACGGTCTGGACGCCCGCCTGGTGCAGTCGCTGCCCGCACCCGCCGCGCCCGGCCCCGACGACGCCCCGGGCCGCTTCAACAACGTCGACCTGGTGCACGGGGTACGGCTGTCCTGGGGCCGGACGGCGGACCTCGCGGTCACCACCGACCGGGGCCACGACCGGCTGCGGGTCCACCGCATCGACCCGTCCCGGCCCGGCGCCCCGCTGACCGACGTCACCGACCCGGCCGCGCCCCGGGTGTTCTCCGCGGACCAGGACGAGGTCAACGAGCAGTCGACGGCTTACGGCCTGGCCACCTGGACGGACCGCCGCAGCGGCCGTTCGTACGCCCTGGCCAGCAGGAGCGACCGGACGTCGATCGCCCTGCTGGAGCTGCTGCCGACCCGCTCGGGCACCGTGACGTACCGGAAGGTCCGCAGCCTCGATCTGCCCTCCGCGTTCCGGCTGCCGGACGGCACGCGCTGGTCGCCCTGCGGGGAGCCGGGCGAGCTGCCCCAGGTGGAGGGGATGGTGGTCGACCCGGCCGACGGCACGCTCTACGCGGGCCAGGAGGACGTGGGTATCTGGCGGATGCCCGCCGACCTGCGGGGGAAGCCGGTGCTGGTCGACAAGGTCCGCGAGTACGGCGTGCCGGGGACGTACGACGAGGAGAGCGAGGAGTGCGCACCCGGGAGGGACCCTGGCTTCGGCGGCACGCGTATCTCGGCCGACGTGGAGGGACTGACCCTGTTCACCGAGCGGAACGGCGACCGGTACCTGCTGGCCTCCAGCCAGGGCGACGACTCGTTCGCCGTGTACGGCCTCCGGACCGGCCGCGGCAAGGGTGCGGGGTACGCGGGCGGCTTCCGCGTGACCGCCGCCTCGGCGACGCTGGACGGGTCCGAGGAGTGCGACGGCGCAGCGGCGGTGAACCAGCCGCTCGGCCGCCGGTACCCGGGCGGTCTGCTCGTCGTCCAGGACGGCCGGGCCACCCCGGCGCAGGACGGACGGGAGGCCACCGGCTTCAAGTTCGTCGATCTGCGGAAGGTCCGGGGCGCGCTGGGCCTGCCCCGCGCCGCCGAATAA
- a CDS encoding PAS domain-containing protein: MGASRSSGTTDELGPDEDSGSGPPGGPVRPDVPVSGEGFPGSGPDGSELLAALLDGMDAALCAFDAGGRVTHWNREAERILGWSAQEAVGRKGFAGWAARRADADEVQTRLMSAMGAPGRQVHEFALLRKDGGRVLVRTQSAGVRGADGQPAGVYCAFSEVHAQIDLERAIALSEALLEDVSWGVVLVDVDLRPTVVNAYASRALGGGRTTLLGRPLGELVVQGVEELEAALHHVLAEGAPSAPAELWVTLRTAEGERRRCWRSGFLRLASPLTEEPVPLGVGWLFRDVTAAKLAEQEADRLRFRTSQLHRAARTASECEDPMEAATSLLDFALAGFADHVLVDLMAGERLVRTAATPSDAPGPCLLVAGGSIPARYAPGHPALQSVERTGTVRTSAAAGGSGPAWAAERRWPRDAAHALCAVLRSRGRTLGVLTFLRAANRAAFERQDTAYAETVAARVAGAVDLALVTKGA; the protein is encoded by the coding sequence GTGGGTGCTTCCAGGAGCAGTGGGACCACGGACGAGCTCGGTCCGGACGAGGATTCCGGCAGCGGGCCCCCGGGCGGCCCGGTGCGTCCGGATGTTCCGGTCTCCGGTGAGGGGTTCCCGGGCTCCGGGCCCGACGGGTCCGAGCTGCTGGCCGCCCTGCTCGACGGCATGGACGCCGCGCTCTGCGCGTTCGACGCGGGCGGCAGGGTCACCCACTGGAACCGCGAGGCCGAACGCATCCTCGGCTGGTCGGCGCAGGAGGCCGTGGGGCGTAAGGGCTTCGCGGGCTGGGCGGCGCGCCGGGCCGACGCGGACGAGGTGCAGACGCGGCTGATGTCGGCCATGGGGGCGCCCGGGCGGCAGGTGCACGAGTTCGCGCTGCTGCGCAAGGACGGCGGGCGGGTGCTGGTGCGGACCCAGTCCGCCGGGGTGCGCGGCGCCGACGGGCAACCGGCAGGGGTGTACTGCGCGTTCAGCGAGGTGCACGCCCAGATCGACCTGGAGCGGGCCATCGCGCTGAGCGAGGCGCTGCTGGAGGACGTGTCCTGGGGTGTGGTGCTCGTCGATGTCGACCTGCGCCCGACGGTGGTCAACGCGTATGCCTCCCGCGCGCTCGGCGGAGGCCGCACCACCCTGCTCGGACGTCCGCTCGGCGAGCTGGTGGTCCAGGGCGTCGAGGAGCTGGAGGCGGCCCTGCACCATGTGCTCGCCGAGGGTGCGCCGAGCGCCCCGGCCGAGTTGTGGGTGACGCTGCGGACGGCGGAGGGCGAGCGCCGCCGGTGCTGGCGCAGCGGGTTCCTGCGGCTGGCCTCGCCGCTGACGGAGGAGCCGGTCCCGCTGGGGGTGGGGTGGCTCTTCCGGGACGTCACCGCCGCCAAGCTCGCGGAACAGGAGGCCGACCGGCTGCGGTTCCGGACGAGCCAGCTCCACCGGGCCGCCCGTACGGCATCCGAGTGCGAGGACCCGATGGAGGCGGCGACCTCCCTGCTCGACTTCGCGCTGGCCGGGTTCGCCGACCACGTCCTGGTCGACCTCATGGCGGGCGAGCGCCTGGTGCGCACGGCCGCCACGCCCTCGGACGCGCCCGGCCCGTGTCTGCTGGTCGCGGGGGGCTCCATCCCGGCCCGTTACGCCCCCGGCCACCCCGCCCTCCAGTCCGTCGAACGCACCGGCACCGTCCGTACGAGCGCTGCCGCCGGGGGCTCCGGCCCGGCCTGGGCCGCCGAGCGCCGCTGGCCCCGGGACGCGGCGCACGCCCTCTGCGCGGTGCTCCGGAGCCGGGGCCGGACGCTCGGCGTCCTGACGTTCCTGCGCGCGGCGAACCGGGCCGCGTTCGAACGCCAGGACACGGCGTACGCGGAGACGGTGGCGGCCCGGGTCGCGGGGGCGGTCGACCTGGCGTTGGTGACCAAGGGGGCG